A portion of the Quadrisphaera setariae genome contains these proteins:
- the panC gene encoding pantoate--beta-alanine ligase yields the protein MTATSPSSAQPAPPRLVRTRAELAAARAELPGPLAVVMTMGALHAGHASLVEAARERAASVVVTIFLNPLQFGAGADLARYPRTLDADLELLGRVGADVVFAPSPDVVYPDGDPAVRVSSGQLGTVLEGASRPGHFDGVLTVVAKLMHLVRPDVALFGQKDAQQLLLVRRMVRDLDLGVEVVAVPTVRDDDGLALSSRNAHLSPLDREVALVLSRALRAGEAAAPEGASAVRRAARDVLVGEPLARVDYLALVDPDTLDDVPEHFRGPALLAVAAKVGPTRLIDNLPLVVGAAR from the coding sequence GTGACCGCCACCTCCCCGAGCTCCGCGCAGCCCGCCCCGCCGCGGCTGGTGCGCACGCGCGCCGAGCTGGCAGCGGCGCGCGCCGAGCTGCCCGGGCCCCTCGCCGTCGTCATGACCATGGGCGCCCTGCACGCCGGGCACGCCTCGCTCGTGGAGGCCGCCCGTGAGCGCGCCGCCAGCGTCGTCGTCACGATCTTCCTCAACCCGCTGCAGTTCGGGGCCGGCGCCGACCTCGCCCGCTACCCGCGCACCCTCGACGCCGACCTGGAGCTGCTGGGCCGGGTGGGCGCCGACGTCGTCTTCGCGCCCTCCCCGGACGTCGTCTACCCCGACGGCGACCCGGCGGTCCGGGTCTCCTCCGGGCAGCTCGGGACGGTGCTCGAGGGGGCCTCGCGCCCCGGGCACTTCGACGGCGTGCTGACCGTCGTCGCGAAGCTCATGCACCTGGTCCGCCCCGACGTCGCGCTCTTCGGCCAGAAGGACGCCCAGCAGCTGCTGCTGGTGCGGCGGATGGTGCGCGACCTCGACCTCGGCGTGGAGGTGGTGGCCGTGCCGACCGTGCGCGACGACGACGGCCTGGCGCTGTCCAGCCGCAACGCGCACCTGTCCCCGCTGGACCGCGAGGTGGCCCTGGTGCTGTCGCGCGCTCTGCGCGCGGGGGAGGCGGCGGCGCCTGAGGGGGCCAGCGCGGTGCGCCGCGCGGCGCGGGACGTGCTGGTGGGCGAGCCCCTGGCGCGCGTCGACTACCTGGCCCTGGTCGACCCGGACACCCTGGACGACGTGCCCGAGCACTTCCGCGGGCCGGCGCTGCTGGCCGTGGCGGCGAAGGTCGGGCCCACCCGGCTCATCGACAACCTCCCGCTGGTGGTGGGCGCCGCCCGCTGA
- a CDS encoding class I SAM-dependent methyltransferase, which translates to MANSPLDTPDDVPEADDEARRTSFGTLVDAERYDRLRPDHPDDAVHWLTGSPEEPLDVLDLAAGTGKVSRTLARRGHRVVAVDPSDGMLSVLRHWLAESPRAQVRAVAGTAEHVPLPDASVDAVVVGQAWHWLRPAAAAAEVARVLRPGGVLGLAWVVRDVSVGWAAELEALFGGEGLGEATGADEAAPGAHARDLADAGWWPRVPLRGAQRERASFPAVQRLASADDVVALASTYSGLAVSRRREGLLARVRELAEGAAGPDGSVLLPQVCHCFRYRLP; encoded by the coding sequence GTGGCGAACTCCCCCCTCGACACCCCCGACGACGTGCCCGAGGCCGACGACGAGGCGCGGCGCACCTCCTTCGGCACCCTCGTCGACGCCGAGCGGTACGACCGCCTGCGCCCGGACCACCCCGACGACGCCGTGCACTGGCTGACGGGGTCCCCCGAGGAGCCGCTCGACGTGCTCGACCTCGCGGCGGGCACCGGCAAGGTCTCCCGCACCCTGGCCCGCCGCGGGCACCGCGTGGTGGCCGTCGACCCCAGCGACGGGATGCTCTCGGTGCTGCGCCACTGGCTGGCCGAGTCGCCGAGGGCGCAGGTGCGGGCCGTGGCGGGCACCGCCGAGCACGTCCCGCTGCCGGACGCCTCGGTCGACGCCGTCGTGGTCGGCCAGGCGTGGCACTGGCTGCGCCCCGCGGCCGCCGCGGCCGAGGTGGCCCGGGTGCTGCGCCCGGGCGGGGTGCTGGGGCTGGCGTGGGTGGTGCGCGACGTGTCGGTCGGCTGGGCCGCGGAGCTGGAGGCGCTGTTCGGCGGCGAGGGCCTCGGCGAGGCCACCGGCGCCGACGAGGCGGCGCCGGGCGCGCACGCCCGCGACCTCGCCGACGCCGGCTGGTGGCCGCGGGTCCCGCTGCGGGGCGCGCAGCGGGAGCGCGCGTCGTTCCCGGCCGTGCAGCGGCTGGCCTCCGCCGACGACGTCGTCGCGCTGGCCTCGACCTACTCGGGGCTGGCCGTCAGCCGCCGGCGGGAGGGCCTGCTGGCGCGGGTGCGGGAGCTCGCCGAGGGGGCGGCCGGACCCGACGGCTCGGTGCTGCTGCCCCAGGTCTGCCACTGCTTCCGCTACCGCCTCCCCTGA